A section of the Hevea brasiliensis isolate MT/VB/25A 57/8 chromosome 17, ASM3005281v1, whole genome shotgun sequence genome encodes:
- the LOC110640981 gene encoding heavy metal-associated isoprenylated plant protein 39 isoform X1, producing MAQQKAVLKILTMTDDKTKQKAIEAAADIYGVDSIAADLKEQKLTVIGLMDPVAVVKKLKKVGKVDIISVGPAKEEKKEEKKEEKKEEKKEEKKEEKKEEKK from the exons ATGGCTCAG CAGAAGGCGGTGCTAAAGATCTTGACCATGACCGATGATAAGACTAAGCAGAAGGCCATAGAAGCTGCTGCTGATATTTATG GGGTTGATTCGATTGCCGCTGATCTGAAGGAGCAAAAGCTAACAGTGATAGGGCTGATGGATCCAGTTGCAGTGGTGAAGAAGTTGAAGAAAGTAGGGAAAGTGGACATAATTTCGGTTGGGCCTgccaaagaagaaaagaaagaagagaaaaaagaagagaagaaagaggaaaagaaggaagagaagaaagaagagaagaaagaggAAAAGAAGTAA
- the LOC110640992 gene encoding pentatricopeptide repeat-containing protein At3g60050, whose protein sequence is MNTVAVFGARMVLYKFSSYSSFISRKLCDYSFDSDKSGNGFEYIEEPLKRAWRYSDFDSSGYESCNEEHFSPRQRFFEYVRSDAARVLDILRRDGLGFNAKASLSELHIRVSGLLVREVLVGILKNINYENKERSAILGYTFFLWSGQQEKYRHTVNTYHLIMKILAECEEFKAMWRLLDEMVENGFSTTARTFNILICTCGEAGLARKVVERFIKSKKFNYRPFKHCYNAILYSLFAVHQYKLIEWVHQHMLVEGYSPDILTYNILMCTKYRLGKLDQFNRLLDEMARSGFSPDFHTYNILLHVLGKGDKPLAALNLLNHMKDVGFDPNVLHFTTLIDGLSRAGNLDACKYFFEEMIKNGCKPDVVCYTVMITGYIMAGELEKAQALFDEMTARGQLPNVFTYNSMIRGFCMAGRFKEACSMLNEMESRGCSPNFLVYSTLVSNMQNAGKLSEAREVIRQMVEKGQYAHLVSRFSEYRRC, encoded by the coding sequence ATGAACACTGTAGCTGTATTTGGTGCAAGGATGGTTCTTTATAAATTTTCATCGTATAGTTCATTCATTTCGAGAAAATTATGTGACTATAGTTTTGATAGTGACAAAAGTGGTAATGGGTTTGAGTACATTGAGGAACCCTTGAAGAGAGCATGGAGATATTCAGATTTTGATTCTTCAGGATATGAAAGCTGTAATGAAGAGCATTTCTCCCCAAGGCAGCGTTTCTTTGAGTACGTGAGGAGCGACGCTGCAAGAGTTCTTGATATTCTACGACGGGATGGCCTTGGCTTCAATGCAAAAGCTTCTCTAAGTGAGTTGCATATAAGGGTCTCAGGGCTTCTTGTCAGGGAGGTCCTTGTGGGGATTTTGAAgaacataaattatgagaataaAGAAAGGTCTGCTATATTAGGGTATACTTTTTTCTTGTGGTCCGGTCAGCAGGAAAAGTACAGGCATACTGTGAATACTTATCATTTGATAATGAAGATATTAGCAGAATGTGAGGAGTTTAAGGCAATGTGGAGACTGCTTGATGAAATGGTTGAGAATGGTTTCTCAACTACAGCACGGACATTTAACATATTGATCTGTACTTGTGGTGAGGCAGGATTGGCTAGGAAAGTCGTGGAGAGGTTCATTAAATCGAAGAAATTCAATTATAGGCCATTCAAACATTGTTACAATGCAATCCTATATTCACTTTTTGCAGTTCATCAATACAAGCTGATTGAGTGGGTACATCAGCACATGCTAGTTGAGGGTTATTCCCCAGATATTCTAACTTATAATATTCTTATGTGTACAAAGTATAGATTGGGGAAGTTGGATCAGTTTAATAGATTGCTTGATGAAATGGCTAGGAGTGGATTTTCTCCAGATTTTCATACTTATAATATCCTTCTCCATGTTCTTGGTAAAGGGGACAAGCCACTTGCGGCACTTAATCTTTTGAATCATATGAAGGACGTTGGCTTTGATCCCAATGTCCTTCACTTCACTACTTTGATAGATGGACTAAGCCGAGCTGGGAATTTAGATGCCTGCAAGTATTTCTTTGAAGAAATGATAAAAAATGGATGCAAGCCAGATGTTGTTTGTTACACTGTAATGATCACAGGATACATAATGGCAGGAGAGCTTGAAAAGGCTCAGGCATTGTTTGATGAGATGACAGCCAGGGGCCAGTTGCCAAATGTATTTACCTATAATTCTATGATTCGTGGGTTTTGTATGGCAGGGAGGTTTAAGGAGGCCTGTTCCATGCTCAATGAAATGGAATCCAGAGGATGTAGTCCTAATTTTCTTGTGTACAGCACCCTGGTGAGCAATATGCAGAATGCTGGAAAGCTTTCTGAAGCCCGTGAAGTAATAAGACAGATGGTGGAGAAGGGGCAATATGCCCATCTAGTCTCAAGGTTCAGCGAATATAGGAGATGCTGA
- the LOC110640981 gene encoding heavy metal-associated isoprenylated plant protein 39 isoform X2, giving the protein MAQKAVLKILTMTDDKTKQKAIEAAADIYGVDSIAADLKEQKLTVIGLMDPVAVVKKLKKVGKVDIISVGPAKEEKKEEKKEEKKEEKKEEKKEEKKEEKK; this is encoded by the exons ATGGCTCAG AAGGCGGTGCTAAAGATCTTGACCATGACCGATGATAAGACTAAGCAGAAGGCCATAGAAGCTGCTGCTGATATTTATG GGGTTGATTCGATTGCCGCTGATCTGAAGGAGCAAAAGCTAACAGTGATAGGGCTGATGGATCCAGTTGCAGTGGTGAAGAAGTTGAAGAAAGTAGGGAAAGTGGACATAATTTCGGTTGGGCCTgccaaagaagaaaagaaagaagagaaaaaagaagagaagaaagaggaaaagaaggaagagaagaaagaagagaagaaagaggAAAAGAAGTAA
- the LOC110641464 gene encoding heavy metal-associated isoprenylated plant protein 31: MPNAFTFIYIPLHYRLQSTTAHAFSILCEPAMSMIEVRVPNLDCEGCAAKLKRALLKLKGAEEVEIEMEIQKITVRGYGLEEKKVLRAIKRAGKAAEPWPFPGYSHFASFYKYPNHIVNHYYDSYKNVASNGVHTFFHTPAIYSVAVASDEAIASLFSDDNPHACIVM; encoded by the exons ATGCCTAACGCTTTCACCTTCATATATATTCCTCTTCACTATCGTCTCCAGTCCACCACTGCGCATGCTTTCTCTATACTGTGTGAACCAGCTATGTCT ATGATAGAAGTGAGAGTTCCAAACCTTGACTGCGAGGGTTGCGCTGCAAAGTTGAAGAGAGCTCTCCTTAAGCTCAaag GAGCAGAAGAAGTGGAAATAGAAATGGAAATACAAAAAATAACAGTGAGAGGGTATGGATTAGAGGAAAAGAAGGTGCTAAGAGCTATAAAGCGAGCAGGGAAAGCAGCGGAGCCATGGCCATTTCCAGGATACTCTCATTTTGCTTCTTTCTATAAATATCCAAATCATATTGTCAACCATTACTACGATAGTTACAAAAATGTAGCTTCTAATGGCGTTCACACTTTCTTTCATACTCCTGCCATTTACTCTGTTGCTGTGGCTTCCGATGAGGCTATTGCTTCCCTTTTCAGTGATGACAATCCCCATGCTTGCATTGTTATGTGA